In the Marinobacter sp. Arc7-DN-1 genome, CAAGATTACTCGTGATCTGCTTAAGGAAGACGACGACGAGTGAGCTGTCTGCGGATATTGGGCATAAGTACCTGTCCGTGAGTGAGAAGCATTGAAATCCGTCCCCGCGGTTTTATAGTGTGTCTATAGAACGTTGCTGGAAGGACTAAGGAAGGACCCGGATGCGTGCATTCGGGTTTTTTTGTCCCTGAATTTCATGAGGTTGTGGAGGCGCGGTGTCGGCAGAGGCTACGGTTGAAGGGCTGGCGAGAGAGCTCAGCTCCTATCTGGATACCCATCGCATCAATCAGGTGCGACGGGCCTACTACTATGCCGAACAGGCCCATGAGGGCCAGATGCGCAAAAGCGGCGACCGCTACATTACCCATCCCCTGGCCGTTGCCCATATCCTCGCCGATCTCCGGCTGGACCACCAGAGCCTGATGGCCGCGATGCTTCACGATGTCATTGAAGACACCGGTATCCCGAAGGATGCCCTGTCGGAGCAGTTCGGTGAGGATGTGGCCGAGCTGGTGGATGGCGTCAGCAAGCTGACCCAGATTGAGTTCCGCTCCCGGGCGGAAGCCCAGGCTGAGAACTTCCAGAAGATGACTCTCGCCATGGCCCGGGATATACGGGTCATCCTGGTGAAGCTGGCTGACCGGCTGCACAACATGCGCACCCTCGGTCCCATGCCTTACGAGAAACGCCAGCGCATTGCCACCGAAACCCTCGATATCTACGCCCCGATCGCCAACCGCCTTGGTATGCACTCGATCTGCACCGAACTTGAGGATCTGGGTTTCTCCTCCCTGTATCCGATGCGATCGAAGTACATCTCGAAAGCGGTGGAGAAGCTTCGGGGCAGCCACCGGGAAATCATCGAAGACATCCGTGGCAAGTTGCAGGAAAAGCTGGAAGAGCGCGGCCTGCCCGGGCGGATTCTTGGCCGGGAGAAACACCTGAACAGCATCTACAACAAGATGAAGTTCAAGCAGAAATCCTTCCATGAAATCATGGATGTGTACGCCTTCCGGATTATTACCGACACCGAGGATGACTGTTATCGCATCCTCGGTGCCGTTCACAGCCTGTACAAGCCCCTGCCGGGCCGGTTCAAGGACTACATTGCCATGCCCAAGGCCAATGGCTACCAGTCTATCCATACCACCCTGTTCGGCATGCACGTGAACATTGAAATCCAGATCCGCACTGAGGAAATGGAGCACATCGCCAACAACGGTATTGCGGCTCACTGGATGTACAAGAACGAGCCCAGCAGCGTTACCAGTGCGAACCAGGCAAGGGTTGATCGCTGGGTGAAGGGTCTGATGGAAATGCGGGAGCGGGCCGATGATTCCATGGAATTCATTGAGCACGTGAAAGTGGATCTGTTCCCGGACGAGATCTACGTGTTCACGCCCAAGGGCCGCATCATGGAGCTGCCCAGCGGGGCAACACCGGTAGATTTCGCCTACGCGATCCACACCGATATCGGTAATGCCACCGTGGCCTGCCGGATCAACCGTAATCTCGGTTCCCTGAGCCAGCCCCTTCAAAGCGGTCAGACCGTCGAAATCATTACCGCACCCGGTGCCCGGCCCAATCCGGCCTGGCTCAGTTTCGTGGTTACCGGCAAGGCAAGAAGCAGTATCCGTCATGTCCTGAAGAGCCAGAAGCGGGCGGAATCGCTGGAGCTGGGACGGGCCTTGCTGAAGAAGTCGCTGAAAGGCTTTGGTGCCAAACTGTCGGATATCAGCGATGCCCAGAAACAGGCGGTGGTGAATCACAACCAGGTGAACAGTTTTGACGACCTGATCGGTGACATTGGTCTTGGAAACCGGATGGCCTATCTGGTTGCCCGTCAGCTCGTAAGCGGTGCCGAAGGACCGGACTCCGGTGAGGGCGCCCGGGATATCGAGGGTGGCAATCAAAGCCCGGTGACGATTCGTGGTACCGAGGGACTGCTGGTCCGGTTTGCCAGCTGTTGCAAGCCGATTCCCGGTGACCCGGTGGTGGGTGTTATGGATTCCGGCAAAGGCATGGTAATTCATTCCGATACCTGCTCTCGCTTGCCGGAAGACGACGAAGGCCGGGCCCGCCTGACCCATCTCAAGTGGGCCAAGGACATTACCGATGAATTTTCTGTGGAGTTGCGGGTAGAGCTTGAGCGTCAGCGCGGTGTGATTGCCGAGATGGCAAACGCCGTGGCCATGGCTGACGGTAACATCGAGCGCATCAATGTGGAGGAGCAGAATGCCCGCTTCGGTGTCGTCAGCCTGGTGGTGCATGTGCAAGGGCGCCGGCATCTGGCCCGGGTTATGCGGCGCATCCGCAATATTCGGGCAATTACCCACATCAGCCGCGTACGGCACTGAACCAGACCAAAGCCCGGTTGACAGGCGCGCCACAGAGGGGTGAGGATTGGCGTTTTGGAAGAGAGGAAAATAAGGGTCATGACCAACAAATCCGTAATTCAGACCGAGA is a window encoding:
- a CDS encoding RelA/SpoT family protein, coding for MSAEATVEGLARELSSYLDTHRINQVRRAYYYAEQAHEGQMRKSGDRYITHPLAVAHILADLRLDHQSLMAAMLHDVIEDTGIPKDALSEQFGEDVAELVDGVSKLTQIEFRSRAEAQAENFQKMTLAMARDIRVILVKLADRLHNMRTLGPMPYEKRQRIATETLDIYAPIANRLGMHSICTELEDLGFSSLYPMRSKYISKAVEKLRGSHREIIEDIRGKLQEKLEERGLPGRILGREKHLNSIYNKMKFKQKSFHEIMDVYAFRIITDTEDDCYRILGAVHSLYKPLPGRFKDYIAMPKANGYQSIHTTLFGMHVNIEIQIRTEEMEHIANNGIAAHWMYKNEPSSVTSANQARVDRWVKGLMEMRERADDSMEFIEHVKVDLFPDEIYVFTPKGRIMELPSGATPVDFAYAIHTDIGNATVACRINRNLGSLSQPLQSGQTVEIITAPGARPNPAWLSFVVTGKARSSIRHVLKSQKRAESLELGRALLKKSLKGFGAKLSDISDAQKQAVVNHNQVNSFDDLIGDIGLGNRMAYLVARQLVSGAEGPDSGEGARDIEGGNQSPVTIRGTEGLLVRFASCCKPIPGDPVVGVMDSGKGMVIHSDTCSRLPEDDEGRARLTHLKWAKDITDEFSVELRVELERQRGVIAEMANAVAMADGNIERINVEEQNARFGVVSLVVHVQGRRHLARVMRRIRNIRAITHISRVRH